In the genome of Oncorhynchus clarkii lewisi isolate Uvic-CL-2024 chromosome 22, UVic_Ocla_1.0, whole genome shotgun sequence, one region contains:
- the LOC139380144 gene encoding trace amine-associated receptor 13c-like → MEKNEDVQYCFLDGNSSCRKALLSTSIYITLYIFFSLISAVTVFLNILVIISISHFKQLHTPTNLLILSLAVSDLLVGLIVIPVVTVALMESCWGFGEYFCVFHIYITFLCTSLSLGNLVLISIDRYVAVCDPLLYHSKITTTRMMWCISITWCCCVIYRAAIVKNFVNVQVPSRCLKECFFVEGLIWVNIIDLVITMVVPCSIIMTLYMKIFVAARSQARNVFSKEAASVSGVKTVQANKSERKATKTLSIVLFILCWLGRDSD, encoded by the exons ATGGAGAAAAATGAAGATGTTCAGTACTGTTTTCTAGACGGAAACTCTTCATGCAGAAAGGCTTTGCTATCGACATCTATCTACATAACACTGTACATCTTCTTCTCATTGATTTCAGCAGTTACAGTATTTTTGAACATACTGGTGatcatctccatctctcacttcAAGCAGCTCCACACTCCAACCAACCTGCTCATCCTCTCTTTGGCTGTGTCAGATCTCCTAGTGGGACTGATTGTGATACCAGTAGTGACTGTAGCATTAATGGAATCATGCTGGGGTTTTGGagaatatttctgtgtgtttcataTCTACATTACTTTTTTATGTACTTCTTTATCTCTGGGTAATTTGGTCTTGATATCTATTGACCGCTATGTTGCTGTGTGTGATCCCTTATTGTACCACTcgaaaataacaacaacaagaatGATGTGGTGTATATCCATTACCTGGTGTTGTTGTGTCATATACCGTGCTGCTATTGTAAAAAACTTTGTCAATGTACAGGTACCCAGTAGGTGTTTGAAAGAATGTTTTTTTGTTGAAGGGTTAATCTGGGTTAATATCATCGACCTTGTAATTACAATGGTTGTCCCGTGCTCTATTATTATGACACTTTATATGAAAATCTTTGTTGCTGCCAGATCACAGGCCAGAAATGTTTTTTCAAAAGAGGCTGCCAGTGTGTCTGGTGTTAAAACTGTACAGGCAAATAAGTCTGAGAGAAAAGCAACAAAAACTCTATCTATTGTT ctgtttattctctgttggttggggcgtgatagtgactag
- the LOC139380710 gene encoding trace amine-associated receptor 13c-like: protein MEKHEDVQYCFQDRNSSCRKALLSTSIYITVYIFFSLISAVTVFLNLLVIISISYFKQLHTPTNLLILSLAASDLLVGLIVIPVMTVAIMESCWGFGEYFCVFHGYIASLCISLSLGNLVLISLDRYVAVCDPLLYHSKITITRIRCCISITWCCCIIYRAANVQFFVNVQVPSRCLKECFTVEGSIWVNITDIVITMVVPCSVIITLYVKIFVVARLQSRKVFSKEAASVSGVKTVQANKSERKAARTLAIVVFNYLICWIPSLFIFLFFSILSDYLLSYLISFLTYINSLINPIIYAFLYPWFKVTAKLILTLKIRSS from the coding sequence ATGGAGAAACATGAAGATGTTCAATACTGTTTTCAGGACAGAAACTCTTCTTGCAGAAAGGCTTTGCTATCGACATCTATCTACATAACAGTGTACATCTTCTTCTCATTGATTTCAGCAGTTACAGTATTTTTGAACCTACTGGTGATCATCTCCATCTCTTACTTCAAGCAGCTCCACACTCCAACCAACctgctcatcctctctctggCTGCGTCAGATCTCCTGGTGGGACTGATTGTGATACCAGTAATGACTGTAGCAATAATGGAATCATGCTGGGGTTTTGGggaatatttctgtgtgtttcatgGCTACATTGCTTCTTTATGTATATCTTTATCTCTGGGCAATTTGGTCTTGATATCTTTAGACCGCTATGTTGCTGTGTGTGATCCCTTATTGTACCActctaaaataacaataacaagaatCAGGTGTTGTATATCCATCACCTGGTGTTGTTGTATCATATACCGTGCTGCTAATGTACAGTTTTTTGTAAATGTACAGGTACCAAGTAGGTGTTTGAAAGAATGTTTTACTGTTGAAGGGTCAATCTGGGTTAATATCACTGACATTGTAATTACAATGGTTGTCCCATGCTCTGTTATTATAACACTTTATGTGAAAATCTTTGTGGTGGCCAGATTACAGTCCAGAAAGGTATTTTCAAAAGAGGCTGCCAGTGTGTCTGGTGTTAAAACTGTACAGGCAAATAAGTCTGAGAGAAAAGCAGCAAGAACTCTAGCTATTGTTGTTTTCAACTATCTAATTTGTTGGATTCCATCTctatttattttcttatttttttctattttaaGTGATTATTTATTATCATATTTGATCAGTTTTCTGACATATATTAATTCCTTAATTAATCCAATCATTTATGCTTTCCTTTATCCATGGTTTAAAGTGACAGCTAAACTTATTTTAACTTTAAAGATAAGAAGTTCATAG